The following coding sequences lie in one Ignatzschineria sp. RMDPL8A genomic window:
- the betA gene encoding choline dehydrogenase: MQEFDYIIIGAGSAGNVLATRITEDKEVTVLLLEAGPKDYRLDFRTQMPAALMYPLGGTFYNWAYLTEPEPHMNNRRMECGRGKGLGGSSLINGMCYLRGNALDYDNWATFEGLENWSYLDCLPYFKKAETRDIGPNDYHGGDGPVSVTTSKEDHNPLFRAFIEAGKQAGYSETDDLNGYQQEGFGPMDRTVTPKGRRASTGRGYLDQTKSRENITVLTRAVTNKILFDGKTAEGVEFLHKGETKRAYAKREVILSGGAIASPQILQRSGVGPLDILEEFDIPVVHELPGVGQNLQDHLEMYIQYECKEPISLYPALKFWNQPMIGAEWLFKGTGIGASNHFEAGGFIRTSDEFDWPNLQYHFLPIAINYNGTNPIKTHGFQFHVGSMRSESRGRIRLKSLDPNDHPSILFNYMAHERDWKEFRDAIRITREIAQQPAFDRYRGKEIAPGINYQSDKELDEFIRNFAETAYHPSCSCKMGEDEMAVVNAYGQVHGVNNLRIVDASIMPIVTTGNTNAPTIMIAEKIADHIRGRNPLPRAKVDYYVAGDAPLRNSPMREYVAKDLIID; encoded by the coding sequence TCTCGCAACGCGCATCACAGAAGATAAGGAGGTGACAGTCCTTCTTTTAGAAGCCGGACCTAAAGATTATCGCCTCGATTTTAGAACCCAAATGCCTGCGGCACTTATGTACCCGCTTGGTGGCACATTTTATAACTGGGCCTATTTAACTGAACCTGAACCTCATATGAATAATCGTCGTATGGAGTGCGGCCGTGGGAAAGGTCTCGGCGGATCATCACTCATTAATGGAATGTGCTATCTTCGTGGAAATGCATTAGATTATGATAACTGGGCAACGTTTGAGGGGCTTGAAAACTGGAGCTACCTCGATTGCCTGCCCTACTTTAAAAAAGCTGAAACTCGTGATATTGGCCCTAATGATTATCATGGCGGTGATGGCCCTGTTTCTGTCACCACCTCAAAAGAGGATCACAATCCTCTTTTCCGTGCCTTTATTGAAGCAGGAAAACAAGCGGGATATTCTGAAACGGATGATTTAAATGGTTATCAACAAGAAGGATTTGGCCCGATGGATCGCACCGTGACACCCAAAGGGCGTCGTGCAAGTACAGGCCGTGGCTATCTGGATCAAACTAAATCACGCGAAAATATCACCGTTTTAACGCGTGCGGTAACCAATAAAATCCTCTTTGATGGGAAAACCGCAGAAGGGGTGGAGTTTCTCCACAAAGGAGAGACAAAACGCGCCTATGCTAAACGTGAAGTAATTCTCTCAGGAGGTGCGATAGCATCACCTCAAATTTTACAACGATCTGGCGTTGGCCCTTTGGATATACTTGAAGAGTTTGATATTCCTGTTGTACACGAACTGCCTGGGGTCGGGCAAAATCTCCAAGATCACCTTGAGATGTATATTCAATATGAATGTAAAGAACCGATTTCTCTCTACCCTGCACTTAAGTTTTGGAATCAACCAATGATTGGCGCGGAATGGCTCTTTAAAGGGACAGGCATTGGCGCAAGCAATCACTTTGAAGCTGGTGGATTTATCCGCACATCAGATGAGTTTGATTGGCCTAATCTGCAATATCATTTCCTTCCAATTGCGATCAATTACAATGGCACCAATCCAATTAAAACTCACGGTTTTCAATTCCATGTGGGATCGATGCGTTCAGAGAGCCGTGGCCGCATTCGCCTAAAATCACTCGATCCAAACGATCATCCAAGCATTCTCTTTAACTATATGGCACACGAGCGCGATTGGAAGGAGTTTCGCGATGCTATTCGAATCACTCGTGAAATTGCGCAACAACCCGCCTTCGACCGTTATCGCGGTAAAGAGATTGCACCAGGCATTAATTATCAGAGCGATAAAGAACTTGATGAGTTTATTCGCAACTTCGCTGAAACGGCATATCATCCAAGCTGTAGCTGTAAAATGGGCGAAGATGAGATGGCGGTAGTGAATGCCTACGGGCAAGTTCATGGCGTAAACAATCTTCGTATAGTGGATGCCTCCATTATGCCAATCGTCACCACAGGCAATACCAATGCGCCTACGATCATGATCGCTGAAAAAATTGCCGATCATATCCGCGGACGCAATCCACTTCCCCGCGCAAAAGTCGATTACTATGTAGCTGGAGATGCACCACTTCGTAACTCTCCTATGCGCGAATATGTTGCAAAAGATCTTATTATCGATTAG